A single region of the Triticum dicoccoides isolate Atlit2015 ecotype Zavitan chromosome 2B, WEW_v2.0, whole genome shotgun sequence genome encodes:
- the LOC119363876 gene encoding vacuolar protein sorting-associated protein 45 homolog: MVLIPLIRDYIDRMLQDISGMKVLILDPQTVGMVSVVYSQSDLLRKEVFLVETVDDASSSRASMAHLKAVYFLRPSSDNVQKLRRHLSAPRFAECHLFFSNILKIPQIQVLADSDEQEVVQQIQEFYADFCAIDPFHFTLNIHNNHIYMLPTVVDPPGMQSFCDRAVDGIASVFLALKRRPVIRYQRTSDVAKRIAQETTRLMYEQESGLFDFRRTENSSLLLVIDRRDDPVTPLLNQWTYQAMVHELIGIENNKVDLKEFANVPKDQQEVVLSAVQDDFFRVNMFENFGDLGMNVKRMVDDFQHLSKSSQNFQSIDDMAKFVSNYPEYRKTHGNVTKHVALVSEMSRMVEERKLMQVSQTEQELACASGQAAAFEAVTSLLNNESVSDIDRLRLVMLYALRYEKESPVQLMQLFNKLASRSAKYKSGLVQFLLKQAGVDKRTGDLYGNRDLLNIARNMARGLKGVENVYTQHQPLIFQTMEGIVKGRLRDADYPLVGNHFQQGRPQDVVIFIVGGTTYEEARSVALYNAANPGVRFFLGGSVVLNSKRFLENLGEAQRISKSSTLL, translated from the exons ATGGTGCTGATCCCTCTCATCCGGGATTACATCGACCGCATGCTCCAGGACATCTCCGGCATGAAGGTCCTCATCCTCGACCCCCAAACC GTGGGGATGGTTAGCGTAGTGTACAGCCAGTCGGATCTCCTGCGGAAAGAGGTGTTCCTCGTGGAGACGGTCGACGACGCCTCCAGCTCCAGGGCGTCCATGGCGCACCTAAAGGCCGTCTACTTCCTCCGCCCGTCCTCTGACAACGTCCAGAAGCTTCGCCGCCACCTCTCTGCGCCGCGATTTGCCGAGTGCCACCTCT TCTTCTCCAATATATTGAAGATTCCACAGATTCAGGTGCTTGCCGATTCTGATGAGCAGGAGGTTGTGCAGCAAATTCAG GAGTTCTATGCTGACTTTTGTGCCATTGATCCTTTCCATTTCACTCTGAATATACACAATAACCACATCTACATGCTTCCAACGGTGGTTGATCCTCCTGGTATGCAAAGCTTCTGCGATCGAGCTGTTGATGGCATCGCTTCTGTCTTCCTGGCTCTGAAGCGTCGCCCTGTTATTAGATACCAAAGGACATCAGATGTTGCAAAAAGGATTGCACAAGAAACTACG AGGTTGATGTATGAGCAGGAAAGTGGCCTGTTTGATTTTAGAAGAACTGAAAACTCTTCCTTATTATTAGTGATTGACAGAAGGGATGATCCTGTTACTCCGTTACTTAATCAGTGGACATATCAG GCGATGGTCCATGAGCTTATTGGAATTGAGAACAACAAAGTTGATCTTAAGGAGTTCGCTAATGTCCCTAAAGATCAGCAG GAGGTGGTTCTATCAGCAGTACAAGATGACTTTTTTAGAGTGaacatgtttgagaattttggaGACCTTGGTATGAATGTTAAAAGAATGGTAGATGACTTTCAACATCTTTCAAAAAGCAGCCAGAATTTTCAGAGTATAG ATGATATGGCAAAATTTGTGAGCAACTATCCTGAATATCGAAAGACACATGGAAATGTGACAAAGCATGTTGCTTTGGTGAGCGAGATGAGCAGAATGGTGGAGGAAAGGAAGCTTATGCAAGTTTCACAGACGGAACAAGAGCTAGCATGTGCAAGTGGACAAGCAGCAGCCTTCGAG GCTGTTACTTCCTTACTTAACAATGAAAGTGTATCTGATATTGATCGTTTGCGACTTGTAATGCTCTATGCTTTGCGGTATGAAAAAGAGAGTCCAGTTCAGTTGATGCAGCTTTTCAACAAATTGGCTTCTCGCTCTGCTAAATACAAGTCGGGG CTTGTTCAATTCCTGCTTAAGCAGGCTGGTGTTGACAAAAGAACAGGCGACTTGTATGGGAACCGTGACCTATTAAATATTGCTCGCAACATGGCTCGTGGACTTAAG GGCGTTGAGAACGTATACACCCAACACCAGCCTCTGATCTTCCAAACGATGGAGGGAATTGTCAAGGGGCGATTACGGGATGCTGACTATCCACTTGTTGGCAACCATTTCCAGCAGGGCAG GCCTCAAGATGTTGTGATATTCATTGTTGGTGGGACAACTTATGAGGAAGCAAGATCAGTAGCCCTTTATAATGCAGCAAATCCTGGAGTTCGTTTCTTCCTTGGAGGTTCAGTGGTTCTAAATTCTAAGAG ATTTCTTGAAAACCTGGGGGAGGCACAAAGAATATCAAAGTCTAGCACTCTATTATGA